The Streptomyces sp. cg36 genomic interval ACACCTTGGCGCGCAGCACCCAGGGGTCGAAGGGCTTGGAGATGTAGTCCACCGCGCCCGCCGCGTACCCGCGGAACGTGTGGTGCGGGCCGTGGTTGATGGCGGTGAGGAAGATGATCGGGATGTCCCGGGTGCGCTCGCGCCGCTTGATGTGCGCGGCGGTCTCGAACCCGTCCATTCCCGGCATCTGGACGTCCAGCAGGATCACTGCGAAATCGTCCGTCAGCAGCGCTTTGAGCGCTTCCTCCCCTGACGATGCCCGCACCAGTGTCTGATCGAGCGCAGAGAGGATGGCCTCCAGCGCCAGCAGATTCTCCGGCCGGTCATCGACCAGGAGGATCTTGGCCTTCTGCACCATGGCCCGTCCTCCTCGCCCCGGCAGTGCACCGGGCGCCGCCCCAGGGGACGACTCCCTTGCGCCGCCCGTCCTTGTGCCGGTCATGGTAGCCGCACCCCGCCTGTCGCC includes:
- a CDS encoding two-component system response regulator is translated as MVQKAKILLVDDRPENLLALEAILSALDQTLVRASSGEEALKALLTDDFAVILLDVQMPGMDGFETAAHIKRRERTRDIPIIFLTAINHGPHHTFRGYAAGAVDYISKPFDPWVLRAKVSVFVELYMKNCQLREQAALLRLQLEGGGQAAGDPKEPAGLLAELSARLAAVEEQAEALSKQLDDESADAAAVATAAHLERKLTGLRRALDALEPGTGGGTAALPSQN